A single window of Anopheles moucheti chromosome 2, idAnoMoucSN_F20_07, whole genome shotgun sequence DNA harbors:
- the LOC128310793 gene encoding protein sidekick-2-like, which translates to MTNLVNTNLGFIVFGLIFASFYGSATRIFDIENIPVVKYVAVAGRNVTISCPGVNEHSLIDTLIWKTTQTVAEYVNGLPLVNNPRITLLPDNFSLHISPTSSADTAEYTCLFNDRHSPEAIADLLVQDVPDPPGRPLVVSFTSRSVDLSWAHSQDARNAPVTNFIIETRVGENGDWNQVPPIYTKSNLASYQVTDLLPFTVYSFRIIAVNELGHSAPSKESYYFVTLREAPTGKPVTTIAHNTSATSVYISWKPPPPDTILGEFLGYRITYRTRDRHAEDVKEIYIRDSTVESHEIHNLETYTQYLVSIQVFNPEGLGPPTTVLVMTDEGVPTKPRNLSVLEITSTTIRISWLEPEKRNGVIHGYRVYYVYQNQTLLHLPILKNDAAQNSVFYYTLTNLKPYTDYRIIVTAFTLKYDGEPSEVSLRTDVGGPSPPKVVNLTCHSLDSLFFSWRIPRVYHSSIDFYIVNYRNLEYEDTHERRISANASIVETSMVIHNLTTNSAYEVKVRAATVSTVNPKKVVLGTYCEPIKITLRANCEQYQPPPLRHNPYVDQELVILAGIVIGCFGLLLIILAIVLWRKCFHASYDAGGQRPSERNDHKPVQSNGWKTSCDSNGIVQTSIPSEEYINGQQQAMIDRFHR; encoded by the exons ATATTGAAAACATCCCGGTCGTTAAATACGTGGCTGTGGCCGGACGAAACGTTACCATCAGCTGTCCAGGAGTGAACGAGCACTCACTAATCGATACGCTCATTTGGAAAACCACACAAACCGTGGCGGAGTACGTTAATGGGTTGCCTCTAGTAAACAATCCGAGG ATTACACTTCTGCCGGACAACTTCAGCTTACACATCAGTCCGACCAGCTCGGCCGATACGGCGGAGTACACCTGTTTGTTCAACGACCGCCACAGTCCGGAAGCGATTGCGGATCTGCTAGTGCAAG ATGTGCCGGATCCGCCAGGTAGACCGCTGGTCGTAAGCTTCACGTCACGTTCCGTCGATTTATCCTGGGCCCACTCGCAGGACGCACGGAACGCACCGGTAACGAATTTCATCATCGAAACAAG GGTCGGCGAAAATGGAGACTGGAATCAGGTACCACCGATCTATACCAAGTCAAATTTGGCCTCGTATCAGGTGACGGATCTGCTGCCGTTCACCGTGTACAGCTTTCGTATCATCGCCGTCAATGAGCTGGGGCACAGTGCGCCCTCAAAGGAGTCGTACTACTTCGTTACGCTACGGGAAG CCCCAACCGGTAAACCCGTAACGACGATAGCGCACAACACATCCGCCACCTCGGTGTACATCTCGTGGAAGCCGCCACCGCCGGACAcgattttgggcgagtttctTGGCTACCGCATAACGTACCGTACGCGGGACCGGCACGCCGAGGACGTGAAGGAGATTTACATTCGCGACAGCACCGTCGAG AGCCACGAGATACACAATCTGGAAACGTATACACAGTATCTGGTGTCGATACAGGTGTTTAATCCCGAAGGATTAGGCCCACCGACGACCGTGCTGGTGATGACCGACGAAGGTG TGCCGACCAAACCGCGAAACCTGAGCGTGCTGGAAATAACGTCAACGACGATCCGTATCAGCTGGCTGGAGCCGGAAAAACGGAATGGTGTCATTCACGGCTATCGGGTGTATTACGTCTACCAGAACCAAACGCTGCTCCATTTGCCAATCCTGAAGAATGACGCGGCCCAAAACTCCGTCTTTTACTACACGCTGACAAACCTGA AGCCCTACACGGATTATCGGATCATTGTGACAGCGTTTACGCTTAAGTACGATGGTGAACCGTCGGAGGTATCGCTGCGGACCGACGTTGGTGGGCCGAGCCCGCCGAAGGTGGTGAACCTGACCTGCCATTCGCTCGACTCGCTGTTCTTTAGCTGGCGAATACCACGCGTCTACCACTCGTCGATCGATTTCTACATCGTTAACTACCGCAATCTCGAATACGAAGATACGCACGAGAGACGCATCTCGGCCAACGCGTCCATCGTCGAAACGTCG ATGGTTATACACAATCTGACGACGAACAGTGCGTACGAGGTGAAGGTCCGTGCGGCGACCGTAAGCACGGTGAATCCAAAAAAGGTGGTCCTTGGCACCTATTGTGAACCGATAAAG ATAACGCTGCGTGCGAATTGTGAGCAGTATCAACCGCCACCACTCAGGCACAATCCGTACGTCGATCAGGAGCTCGTCATTTTAGCCGGCATTGTGATCGGGTGCTTTGGGTTGCTGCTAATCATtctggcgatagtgctgtggAG GAAATGTTTCCACGCGTCGTACGATGCTGGCGGCCAGAGGCCATCGGAGCGGAACGACCACAAACCGGTACAATCGAATGGTTGGAAAACGTCCTGCGATTCAAACGGCATCGTGCAAACTTCAATTCCCTCGGAGGAGTACATCAATGGACAGCAGCAAGcgatgatcgatcgattccaTCGCTAG